In Mycoplasma sp. OR1901, the following are encoded in one genomic region:
- the gmk gene encoding guanylate kinase codes for MNKKNNNKLSPIIIFSGPSGVGKGTIERLLFEFDELNLSLSCSATTRKPRNGELNGVHYYFLDVDTFRDKIKNRKFIEFSYHLNNYYGTLYSELDKIHSKNKTPMLEIETTGVRQVIKKLSHPPFNNKYKLITIFVAPPSMEDLRRRILIRGSENSKTLKDRLQKAEIEVLEADELYKYKIINDIPERAANEIRELLHKELELD; via the coding sequence ATGAATAAGAAAAATAATAATAAATTGAGCCCGATTATTATCTTTTCAGGGCCTAGCGGAGTTGGAAAAGGAACGATTGAAAGGTTGTTATTTGAATTTGACGAGTTAAATTTATCTCTATCATGTTCTGCAACAACTAGAAAACCTAGAAATGGTGAATTAAATGGAGTTCACTATTATTTTCTTGACGTGGATACTTTTAGAGACAAGATTAAAAATCGTAAATTTATTGAATTTTCTTATCATTTAAATAACTATTATGGTACTTTATATTCAGAATTAGATAAGATACATAGTAAAAACAAAACACCTATGTTAGAAATTGAAACAACAGGTGTTAGACAAGTGATAAAAAAATTATCACATCCTCCTTTCAATAATAAATATAAATTAATTACAATTTTTGTTGCTCCTCCTTCAATGGAAGATCTTAGAAGAAGAATTTTAATTCGTGGTTCAGAAAATTCTAAAACCTTAAAAGATAGATTACAAAAAGCTGAAATAGAAGTGTTAGAAGCCGATGAACTTTACAAATACAAAATAATTAACGATATTCCTGAAAGAGCTGCTAATGAAATTAGAGAATTATTACATAAGGAGT
- the rpsT gene encoding 30S ribosomal protein S20 — translation MANIKSKIKSIAKMEAARVKNAAMKSRVKTAIRKAREAVLANDAKASEFVKQAHQVIAKAVSKGVFHKNKGARKRSRLDEFVLKNSNK, via the coding sequence ATGGCAAATATTAAATCTAAAATCAAAAGTATAGCTAAGATGGAAGCTGCTAGAGTTAAAAATGCAGCTATGAAATCACGTGTTAAAACAGCTATACGTAAAGCTAGAGAAGCTGTTTTAGCTAACGATGCTAAAGCTAGTGAATTTGTTAAACAAGCACACCAAGTTATTGCTAAAGCAGTATCTAAAGGTGTTTTCCACAAAAACAAAGGTGCTAGAAAACGTTCTCGTTTAGATGAATTTGTATTAAAAAATTCAAATAAATAA